One Odocoileus virginianus isolate 20LAN1187 ecotype Illinois chromosome 6, Ovbor_1.2, whole genome shotgun sequence DNA segment encodes these proteins:
- the LOC110133418 gene encoding olfactory receptor 4K2, which translates to MMDVVNESTVSDFVLLGLSKSWKLQTFFFVVFSLFYVATMVGNSLIVITVIADSHLHFPMYFLLTNLSIIDMSLASFATPKMITDYLSGHKTISFDGCITQIFFLHLFTGTEIILLMAMSFDRYIAICKPLHYASIISPQLCVAFVVVSWVVGVMHSMSQVIFALTLPFCGPNEVDSFFCDLPVVFQLACVNTYVLGLFMISTSGIIALSCFILLFSSYVIVLVTIRNHASKGTSKVLSTCTAHFIVVFMFFGPCIFIYMWPPSSFLIDKILSVFYTIFTPILNPVIYTLRNQEVKTAMRKLKNKLLNSNKATPLHCF; encoded by the coding sequence ATGATGGATGTGGTGAACGAGTCTAcagtttctgattttgttttgctaGGACTCTCTAAATCCTGGAAACTACAGACATTTTTCTTTGTGGTGTTTTCGCTGTTTTATGTGGCAACAATGGTGGGTAATAGCCTCATAGTCATCACAGTGATAGCTGACTCTCATCTGCACTTCCCCATGTACTTCCTGCTCACCAACCTTTCCATCATTGATATGTCTCTCGCTTCCTTTGCAACCCCTAAGATGATCACAGACTACCTCAGTGGACACAAAACCATCTCCTTTGATGGTTGCATCACCCAGATATTTTTTCTACACCTTTTTACTGGCACTGAGATTATTTTACTAATGGCTATGTCTTTTGATAGGTATATTGCAATATGCAAGCCTCTCCACTATGCTTCAATCATAAGTCCCCAGCTGTGTGTTGCCTTTGTGGTGGTCTCCTGGGTTGTAGGAGTCATGCATTCCATGAGCCAGGTCATATTCGCTCTCACATTGCCATTCTGTGGTCCCAATGAGGTAGATAGCTTTTTCTGTGACCTTCCTGTGGTGTTCCAACTAGCATGTGTAAATACTTATGTCCTGGGCCTCTTTATGATCTCAACAAGTGGCATCATTGCCTTGTCCTGCTTTATTCTTCTATTCAGTTCTTATGTTATTGTCTTGGTAACTATCAGAAATCATGCTTCAAAAGGAACATCTAAGGTTCTTTCTACCTGCACAGCTCATTTCATTGTTGTCTTCATGTTCTTTGGCCCCTGCATCTTCATCTATATGTGGCCACCAAGCAGTTTCCTGATAGACAAGATTCTATCTGTGTTTTATACCATCTTTACTCCCATTCTGAACCCAGTAATCTATACTTTGAGAAACCAGGAAGTGAAAACAgccatgaggaaactgaagaataAGCTTCTAAATTCTAACAAGGCAACTCCATTgcattgtttttag
- the LOC110152593 gene encoding olfactory receptor 4K15-like, which translates to MNQGNNSRVAEFVLLGLSSSWELQYFFFMLFNFLYIIIVLGNLLIVLTVISEPALHIPMYIMLSNLSILDVFLATYATPKMIHDFLHEPKTISFEGCMAQIFLLHVFAGGEMVLLVAMAYDRYVAICKPLHYATIMNLCKCTGLIVGSWVIGVMHSLSQLAFTVNLPFCGPNVVNNYYCDLTLVIKLACTDTYIPEVLMLLDSGLMGVASFLLLLTSYTVILVTVQRCSSVDMTKARSTLTAHIIVVSLFFGPCIFIYAWPFSNFPVDKVLSVFSTVFTPILNPIIYTLRNKEVKLAMHKLKTRYVCSGLPSQLSLLRLDVLS; encoded by the coding sequence ATGAACCAAGGAAATAATTCTAGGGTGGCTGAGTTTGTGTTGCTGGGGCTTTCCAGTTCCTGGGAGCTCCAGTATTTCTTCTTCATGCTGTTTAATTTCTTGTATATCATCATTGTGCTGGGCAACCTCCTCATTGTACTTACAGTGATCTCTGAACCTGCCCTGCATATACCCATGTACATAATGCTCAGTAATCTTTCCATTCTTGATGTCTTTCTGGCCACTTATGCAACCCCCAAGATGATTCATGATTTCCTTCATGAACCCAAGACCATCTCCTTCGAGGGCTGCATGGCCCAGATATTCTTACTCCATGTCTTTGCTGGTGGTGAGATGGTGCTCCTTGTAGCTATGGCATATGACAGATATGTAGCCATATGCAAGCCTCTCCATTATGCAACCATCATGAACTTGTGCAAATGTACAGGTCTGATAGTAGGCTCTTGGGTGATTGGGGTCATGCACTCCTTGAGCCAATTAGCTTTCACTGTAAACCTGCCCTTCTGTGGTCCAAATGTTGTGAACAATTATTACTGTGACCTTACTTTGGTCATCAAACTTGCCTGTACAGATACATATATCCCTGAAGTGTTGATGCTTTTGGATAGTGGTCTCATGGGGGTGGCTTCATTCTTGCTCTTGCTCACCTCCTACACAGTCATCCTGGTCACTGTGCAACGTTGTTCCTCAGTGGACATGACCAAGGCCCGCAGCACTCTTACTgcccacatcattgtggttagcCTCTTTTTTGGGCCCTGTATCTTCATCTATGCCTGGCCTTTCAGCAACTTCCCGGTGGATAAAgtcctttctgtgttttctacaGTTTTCACACCTATATTGAACCCCATTATCTACACATTGAGAAACAAAGAGGTGAAACTGGCAATGCATAAACTGAAGACGCGCTATGTATGTTCTGGGCTGCCTTCTCAACTCTCTCTCCTAAGACTAGATGTGTTGAGTTGA